The Marinobacter sp. ANT_B65 genome has a segment encoding these proteins:
- the mreD gene encoding rod shape-determining protein MreD, whose amino-acid sequence MLSVISYPVFVLSVLVSLVLSISLFPVGWYEFRPEWLGLIVFYWTFRAPAQFGILFAWCLGLLLDVLEATPLGVNALAMGLIAFLVFTIHQRLRMYPMPQQCVMVFLLLGINQMLVHFLKQMLGGEDAGFSYLWPALTSALVWPLFSILMDNINRKMG is encoded by the coding sequence ATGTTATCTGTAATCAGTTACCCGGTGTTTGTGTTGTCAGTGCTTGTGTCGCTGGTGCTAAGCATCTCCCTGTTTCCTGTGGGCTGGTATGAGTTCCGGCCTGAATGGCTTGGCTTGATTGTGTTCTATTGGACGTTCCGGGCCCCGGCGCAGTTCGGCATTCTGTTTGCCTGGTGCCTCGGCTTGTTACTTGATGTACTTGAAGCTACGCCCTTGGGTGTCAATGCGCTGGCGATGGGACTTATCGCGTTTCTGGTTTTTACCATTCACCAGAGGCTGCGCATGTATCCCATGCCGCAACAGTGCGTTATGGTCTTTCTTCTGCTGGGTATCAATCAGATGCTGGTGCACTTCCTGAAACAGATGCTGGGAGGCGAAGATGCAGGTTTCAGTTATCTGTGGCCTGCACTGACCAGCGCCCTGGTATGGCCCTTGTTTTCCATTCTGATGGACAACATTAACAGGAAGATGGGATAG
- a CDS encoding Maf family protein, translated as MGSIILASASPRRSELLEQIGVEFSVQPAHIDETPRSAEMPGDYVERLAREKALAVAVDFPGKLVLGSDTSVILENAILGKPADEHEARSILAELSGTTHQVMTAIALAQDGHCESRLVTTEVSFRSLSPAEIAAYVATGEPMDKAGSYGIQGLGGIFVQELKGSYSAVVGLPLQETAVLLANAGCPVWKYWPSSRESQS; from the coding sequence ATGGGGTCTATTATTCTCGCCTCTGCCTCGCCCCGCCGCTCAGAGTTGCTTGAGCAGATTGGCGTTGAATTCTCCGTGCAGCCCGCTCATATCGATGAAACACCCCGATCTGCTGAGATGCCTGGTGATTACGTTGAACGTCTGGCCCGGGAGAAAGCGCTCGCGGTTGCTGTCGACTTCCCCGGCAAACTCGTTCTTGGTTCAGACACATCTGTGATACTGGAGAATGCCATTCTTGGCAAACCGGCTGATGAGCATGAAGCCAGATCCATCCTGGCTGAACTGTCTGGAACTACTCATCAGGTCATGACCGCCATTGCACTGGCGCAGGACGGGCACTGTGAATCTCGCCTGGTGACTACAGAGGTGAGCTTCCGTTCCCTGTCTCCGGCTGAAATTGCTGCCTACGTGGCCACGGGAGAGCCCATGGACAAAGCCGGAAGTTATGGAATTCAAGGCCTTGGTGGTATTTTTGTTCAAGAACTTAAAGGCAGTTACAGTGCGGTAGTGGGCCTGCCATTGCAGGAAACAGCTGTTTTACTGGCCAATGCAGGCTGCCCTGTATGGAAATACTGGCCAAGTAGTCGGGAGAGCCAATCATGA
- the rng gene encoding ribonuclease G, with protein MSEEILINVTPVETRVALVENGMLQEAYIERASRKGIVGNIYKGKVVRVLPGMEAAFVDIGLERAAFIHASDVVSNQAAATEAGDGPKTVPDIRTLLREGQSLVVQVTKDPIGTKGARLTTQLSIPSRYLVFMPDVSHVGISQRIEDETERSRLKALVEKGAAAHADVQGGYIIRTAAEAASEEDLMADMSYLHRLSQSIHDRIDKVQAPAAVYKDLPLFIRTIRDLIRPQTEKVRIDSRESHQRVMEFVGEFVTEFADKVEYYPGERPIFDLYSVEDEIQRALSRKVQLKSGGYVIIDQTEAMTTIDINTGAFVGHRNLEETIFKTNLEAARAISRQLRLRNLGGIIIIDFIDMEDVEHQRQVHRMLEKMLERDHAKTKITGVSELGLVEMTRKRTTESLGQVLCEPCPICDGRGFLKTSETVCFEIFREILRVNRAYDAENYLVMASQSVVDRLLDEESDNVADLETFIAKTVRFQVEPFYSQEQYDVVLL; from the coding sequence ATGAGCGAAGAAATCCTGATCAATGTAACGCCGGTTGAAACCCGGGTCGCGCTGGTTGAGAACGGTATGCTGCAGGAAGCCTATATTGAGCGTGCCAGCCGCAAGGGTATTGTCGGTAATATCTACAAAGGCAAGGTAGTGCGCGTGCTTCCCGGTATGGAGGCCGCATTTGTAGACATAGGCCTTGAGAGGGCAGCCTTTATCCATGCCTCCGATGTTGTCTCAAACCAGGCCGCCGCAACAGAGGCCGGTGACGGCCCGAAAACCGTTCCGGACATCCGTACCTTGCTGCGAGAAGGGCAGTCATTGGTGGTGCAGGTAACCAAGGATCCCATCGGAACAAAAGGTGCCCGACTTACTACCCAGCTTTCTATTCCATCCCGTTACCTGGTTTTCATGCCTGATGTCAGTCACGTAGGTATTTCCCAGCGAATTGAAGACGAGACTGAACGCAGTCGATTAAAAGCGCTCGTTGAGAAAGGCGCGGCAGCGCATGCTGATGTGCAGGGCGGATATATTATCCGCACGGCAGCTGAAGCCGCATCGGAAGAAGACCTGATGGCTGATATGAGCTACCTGCATCGCCTCAGTCAGTCCATACATGACCGGATTGATAAGGTTCAGGCACCTGCAGCTGTTTACAAGGATTTGCCTCTGTTTATCCGTACCATACGGGACCTCATACGGCCACAAACTGAAAAGGTGCGTATCGACAGCCGCGAAAGCCATCAGCGGGTTATGGAGTTTGTCGGAGAGTTTGTTACCGAGTTTGCCGACAAGGTGGAATATTATCCGGGTGAGCGGCCGATTTTCGACCTCTATTCAGTGGAAGATGAGATTCAGAGGGCGCTTAGCCGCAAGGTTCAGCTAAAGTCTGGTGGCTATGTGATCATCGATCAGACCGAAGCCATGACCACCATTGATATCAACACTGGCGCATTTGTGGGTCATCGTAACCTGGAAGAAACCATTTTCAAGACCAACCTGGAAGCGGCCCGGGCGATCAGTCGTCAGTTGAGGCTGCGTAATCTGGGCGGAATCATCATTATCGATTTTATAGATATGGAGGATGTCGAGCATCAGCGCCAGGTTCATCGCATGCTGGAAAAGATGCTCGAAAGGGACCACGCCAAAACCAAAATTACCGGTGTTTCAGAGCTGGGCCTCGTGGAAATGACCCGGAAGCGGACCACGGAGAGCCTTGGCCAGGTACTGTGTGAACCTTGCCCTATCTGTGATGGTCGGGGGTTTCTGAAAACCAGTGAGACAGTGTGTTTCGAGATTTTCCGGGAGATCCTCCGGGTTAACCGCGCCTACGATGCCGAAAACTATCTGGTGATGGCTTCCCAGAGCGTAGTTGACCGCCTGCTTGATGAGGAATCCGATAACGTAGCGGACCTTGAAACTTTTATAGCCAAGACTGTCCGTTTTCAGGTGGAGCCCTTTTATAGCCAGGAGCAGTACGATGTTGTTTTGCTATGA
- a CDS encoding YhdP family protein, with the protein MPSTERPPVRLIALFTSAVWWLLVVVLVLFALYAGIGRQLTQNIDSFRDDLSRELSVRLGHEVSIGKLSSRWFWLDPSFTAQDIDVTNPDSGVQVLSLQHLTIRFDALASLMRLRIVFEDFEAEGLELTVNQQDSGDLGLRGADVPASLNNRFRNWLEVARKWLSDPYIKVTRVSLGIRDNQGHIRHLDIPQLDLIYHQGLFRASGRAMQSATTQQLASFTLVGKHFFRGNFTGQLYLDVDSGRLFDGLVDEYMWRDIRVEGFDLGGEAWLTFSEGALQQVSGTVRTPYLQLGVGGESLAPLEDISARFGWRRHPDVMEVSAEPGNQSETIGEWHLKQLSWAWNGNEVSPFSLRLLPDRDGITITADALPLRPLRSLIGALPLLPPVASDALEHYRPSGFLDDLKVSVPGAGENSFEFSGQLRDVGAAAYQGTPAVSGVNGFIYVDPGAGYVIARAGEEPVTLAFPELFGSVWSMPGLDASVAWKLDGPVTRVYADDIRMSFSNGNGEDTRLTGAFDLKLDNQGEDNLGLRIEVENGDASMLGEFVPEKIVDGELYEWLTTAIKEADITSGVFYGHGQIGRDAPAGSFVSSMWYEFGNGTVQYDEHWPEVTEARGKVSIQNGDTLVSLESGKTGGLLLNPGTVAVIPGNEGALVRVDISALVPGDSIAFWMANSPFGDMAGPQAASLKYAGDYQLDLGIDLPLAGAGDVVVAAEVSTSNGYIEYPEADLSWDEISGSVEYHSDKGFSGEPLGARFLGEPVKVSFSQPSSGSASGANTLTIRQAGSLSVPGALRQAGLLDPDVEARGGMDEGGYGLKGRIDYSAELNVTADTASQIIVRSDLEGLAIDWPGPFSKKGAEAAPLVAEINPEAANGVGITGSWEDRATFDLLLKSSGVELTFGKLYLGDQTLTDIHLEALDLGDRWIVTTRSERAAGRMVFPDDDRPVTADFDVLRLVRNNSSVKSTPELLTIEQQLEAFRAMDIVNWPDIDIAISELQLNEDSLGRWTFQVRPEPDQLNISGIEGRLKSLTLLGEMTWSVVDNRETSQFSGSVSGGAVADLGELFDTDIPLSNKQTDVQLELDWPGRPDEFDIAELSGEVSLRLDDGVILERNNSAQVFRIFNLLNADTLWRRLKLDFSDLYERGVAFDAISGKARLDRGLLTMEPELQVVGPSGAFKLSGSTSLTDGALDMRLVVVLPLTQNLPLAALLMGASAPIGGALFVLDKVLGDPLSKLTSATYNVTGSWNEPEVDLRQVFDTGN; encoded by the coding sequence ATGCCCTCCACTGAACGCCCGCCTGTCCGTTTGATTGCGCTGTTTACCAGTGCTGTCTGGTGGTTGTTGGTGGTTGTTCTGGTGCTGTTTGCTCTTTATGCAGGGATTGGCCGACAGCTTACCCAGAATATCGACAGCTTCCGGGATGATCTTTCCCGTGAGCTTTCTGTCCGCCTGGGGCACGAAGTAAGCATTGGCAAACTCTCCTCTCGCTGGTTCTGGCTTGATCCATCTTTTACTGCACAAGATATAGACGTTACCAACCCTGATTCCGGGGTGCAGGTGTTGAGCCTGCAGCATTTGACCATTCGTTTCGATGCTTTGGCTTCGCTGATGCGTTTGCGGATTGTGTTTGAGGATTTTGAAGCCGAAGGCCTTGAGTTGACGGTGAATCAGCAGGACAGTGGCGACCTTGGCCTTCGGGGCGCTGACGTGCCGGCGTCACTGAACAACCGGTTCCGGAATTGGCTGGAAGTCGCCCGGAAATGGCTGTCAGACCCTTACATAAAAGTGACCCGCGTAAGCCTGGGAATCCGCGACAACCAGGGCCACATCCGACACCTCGACATCCCCCAGCTTGACCTGATCTACCACCAGGGCCTGTTCCGTGCGTCCGGGCGGGCCATGCAATCCGCGACAACGCAGCAGCTTGCCAGCTTCACTCTTGTAGGAAAGCACTTCTTCCGTGGTAATTTTACCGGTCAGTTGTACCTCGATGTGGATTCCGGGCGTTTGTTTGACGGGCTTGTCGATGAATACATGTGGCGGGACATTCGCGTAGAAGGGTTCGATCTGGGTGGTGAAGCCTGGCTTACCTTCAGCGAGGGCGCTTTACAGCAAGTCAGCGGAACGGTCAGAACGCCCTATCTTCAGCTGGGTGTTGGCGGAGAGTCTCTGGCACCGCTGGAGGATATCAGTGCGCGTTTTGGTTGGAGGCGACATCCAGATGTTATGGAAGTGTCGGCAGAGCCCGGGAACCAGTCGGAAACCATTGGTGAGTGGCACCTCAAACAGCTTTCCTGGGCCTGGAATGGTAATGAGGTCTCACCATTCAGCCTGAGGCTGCTGCCTGATCGGGATGGGATTACGATCACGGCTGACGCTTTGCCGTTGCGGCCGCTAAGGAGCTTGATTGGTGCGCTTCCGTTGCTGCCGCCGGTGGCAAGTGACGCGCTGGAACACTATCGGCCTTCCGGTTTCCTTGATGATTTGAAAGTCAGTGTTCCCGGAGCAGGCGAGAACAGTTTTGAGTTCTCTGGACAGCTCCGGGATGTCGGAGCTGCTGCCTATCAGGGGACTCCTGCAGTCAGCGGTGTGAATGGCTTCATCTATGTTGATCCGGGGGCTGGGTATGTTATCGCCCGGGCCGGAGAGGAGCCTGTTACTCTGGCCTTTCCAGAATTGTTTGGCAGTGTGTGGTCAATGCCCGGGCTTGATGCCAGCGTTGCCTGGAAGCTGGATGGGCCGGTAACCCGTGTGTATGCAGATGACATACGAATGAGCTTTAGCAATGGCAATGGCGAAGACACTCGCCTGACCGGCGCATTTGACCTGAAGCTTGATAACCAGGGTGAGGATAATCTCGGGCTTCGTATAGAAGTTGAGAATGGCGACGCCTCTATGTTGGGCGAGTTTGTTCCGGAAAAGATTGTAGATGGCGAATTGTACGAGTGGCTTACCACGGCAATCAAGGAAGCAGACATTACGTCGGGCGTGTTTTACGGCCATGGTCAGATAGGCAGAGATGCGCCTGCAGGATCTTTCGTTTCATCCATGTGGTACGAGTTCGGAAATGGCACGGTTCAGTACGATGAGCATTGGCCTGAAGTGACAGAAGCAAGGGGGAAAGTCTCCATACAGAACGGCGACACCCTGGTATCGCTTGAATCCGGAAAAACCGGTGGGCTGTTATTGAACCCTGGCACTGTCGCCGTTATTCCCGGTAATGAAGGGGCACTTGTCCGGGTGGATATCTCGGCTCTGGTGCCTGGCGATTCCATCGCGTTCTGGATGGCAAACAGTCCGTTTGGGGACATGGCCGGCCCTCAGGCTGCAAGCCTGAAATATGCGGGTGATTACCAGCTTGATCTGGGTATTGATTTGCCTCTTGCCGGCGCTGGCGATGTGGTGGTTGCCGCTGAAGTCAGTACATCGAATGGTTATATTGAGTATCCGGAAGCAGACCTGAGCTGGGACGAAATTTCCGGGTCAGTGGAGTACCACTCAGACAAGGGTTTTTCCGGAGAGCCCCTCGGAGCAAGGTTTCTTGGTGAGCCCGTCAAGGTCAGTTTCAGCCAGCCATCGTCAGGCAGTGCTTCCGGTGCAAACACGCTGACAATCCGGCAAGCCGGTTCGTTATCCGTACCCGGGGCGCTCCGGCAGGCAGGCTTGCTGGACCCCGATGTTGAGGCCCGCGGTGGGATGGACGAGGGCGGATATGGGCTGAAAGGCAGAATTGATTACTCTGCGGAGCTCAACGTAACGGCTGACACGGCATCGCAGATTATCGTTCGCTCTGACCTTGAAGGGCTGGCTATTGACTGGCCAGGCCCCTTTTCAAAGAAGGGGGCGGAAGCTGCTCCGCTGGTTGCGGAAATCAACCCCGAGGCAGCAAATGGGGTCGGCATAACGGGAAGCTGGGAAGATCGCGCGACTTTCGATCTGCTGCTCAAAAGCTCAGGTGTCGAGCTGACGTTCGGTAAGCTGTATCTTGGGGATCAGACGCTCACGGATATTCATCTTGAAGCGCTGGATCTGGGGGATCGCTGGATTGTCACGACCCGCTCTGAACGGGCTGCGGGCCGGATGGTATTCCCGGACGATGATCGCCCTGTGACCGCAGATTTTGACGTGCTGCGTCTCGTCCGGAATAACTCCAGTGTAAAAAGTACGCCAGAGTTGCTGACGATTGAACAACAGTTGGAAGCCTTCCGGGCTATGGATATCGTGAACTGGCCTGATATAGATATCGCCATTTCAGAACTGCAGCTTAATGAAGACAGCCTGGGGCGCTGGACGTTTCAGGTGCGTCCCGAGCCTGATCAACTTAATATCTCCGGGATTGAGGGGCGCCTGAAGTCTCTTACACTTCTGGGTGAAATGACCTGGAGCGTTGTAGACAACCGGGAAACCAGTCAGTTTTCAGGATCAGTTTCCGGCGGTGCTGTGGCGGATCTGGGTGAGTTGTTTGATACCGATATCCCGCTTTCCAATAAGCAGACAGACGTTCAGCTGGAGCTGGACTGGCCGGGGAGACCGGATGAGTTCGATATAGCGGAACTCAGTGGTGAAGTCAGTCTGCGGCTTGATGATGGCGTTATTCTGGAGCGAAACAACAGCGCTCAGGTTTTCCGGATATTCAACCTGCTCAATGCCGATACGCTCTGGCGCAGGCTGAAGCTGGATTTTTCCGATCTGTATGAACGCGGTGTTGCATTCGATGCGATTTCAGGTAAAGCCCGGCTGGACAGGGGGTTGCTGACTATGGAACCGGAGCTTCAGGTAGTGGGGCCATCGGGAGCGTTCAAGCTCAGTGGTTCCACAAGCCTCACAGACGGCGCGCTTGATATGCGTCTGGTGGTCGTTTTACCGCTGACCCAGAACCTGCCTCTGGCTGCGCTGCTGATGGGCGCCAGCGCGCCTATCGGGGGTGCGCTGTTCGTGCTGGACAAGGTGCTGGGTGACCCGTTGAGCAAATTGACCAGCGCTACCTACAATGTAACCGGCTCCTGGAACGAACCGGAAGTAGACCTTCGGCAGGTTTTTGATACCGGTAATTAG
- the yjgA gene encoding ribosome biogenesis factor YjgA, protein MIDSNQDEAPQYSGPSKSQLKRDMHALQNIGKRMMELSDEQLDTLSISDTLRNAIEESRRIRQNEAKRRHLQYIGKIIRQEDDPEAVQRAIDAFDSGSVEHTRRHHLAERWRDRMITEGDSVAGEFFSYCPGADIQHLRNLVRNARKDVEKQKNTGQTRKLFRYLRERIDEVEA, encoded by the coding sequence ATGATCGACAGCAACCAAGACGAAGCCCCGCAATATTCCGGGCCAAGTAAATCCCAGCTCAAGCGAGACATGCACGCGCTCCAGAATATTGGCAAGCGCATGATGGAGTTGAGCGATGAGCAGCTTGATACACTCAGCATCAGCGATACTCTGAGAAACGCTATCGAGGAGTCCCGCAGGATTCGCCAGAACGAGGCCAAGAGGCGTCACCTTCAGTATATTGGCAAGATTATCCGGCAGGAAGATGACCCTGAAGCTGTACAGAGAGCCATCGATGCCTTTGACTCGGGAAGCGTGGAACATACCCGTCGCCATCACCTGGCTGAACGCTGGCGTGACCGCATGATTACCGAAGGTGATTCCGTAGCGGGCGAGTTCTTCAGTTACTGCCCTGGTGCTGATATACAACACTTACGCAACCTTGTCCGCAACGCCCGCAAGGATGTAGAAAAACAGAAGAACACCGGCCAGACCCGCAAGCTGTTCCGCTACCTGCGAGAACGCATTGACGAAGTTGAGGCCTGA
- the mgtE gene encoding magnesium transporter — protein MSDILEKSQARQRLRSLSEALDSGALKQVARILNGGLSPSDIAHLLESSPPRQRALLWNLVDKQLEGDVLQYLNEDIRAEYLSRLNAQELADIIEDFESDDLADLLQQLPDTVIQEVLDTMDEQDRQRVEEVLSYPDDTAGGLMNTDTITVRPDLSIDVVLRYLRRHRALPPMTDSLIVVSRRDEFIGMLPITKMLVSNQTATVREVMDTDIEPIPVTLSDTKVAHLFERYDLISAPVVNSEGRLLGRITIDDVVDVIREDADHSLMSMAGLDDDEDTFAPVWKTTRRRAVWLGVNLVTAFIASGVIGLFEGTIDQVVALAILMPIVASMGGIAGSQTLTLVIRGMAVGQISSANVGWLLNREFLSSMLNGVLWATLVAAAAMIWFQDVTIGGIIAAALMINLVAAALVGTVLPLFLKSRNIDPALAGSVILTTVTDVVGFTSFLGLATLFYA, from the coding sequence ATGTCCGATATTCTGGAAAAAAGCCAGGCCCGCCAACGTTTACGCTCGCTGAGTGAAGCGCTGGACAGTGGTGCCCTGAAACAGGTCGCCCGCATCCTCAATGGTGGCTTGAGCCCCAGCGATATCGCTCACTTACTCGAATCCTCTCCTCCGCGCCAACGTGCTCTGCTGTGGAATCTGGTAGATAAACAGCTGGAAGGCGATGTTCTCCAGTACCTTAATGAGGACATTCGTGCGGAATATCTGAGCCGGCTGAACGCTCAGGAACTGGCGGATATCATCGAGGACTTCGAGTCCGACGATCTCGCCGACCTTCTGCAACAGTTACCGGACACGGTGATCCAGGAAGTTCTGGACACCATGGATGAACAGGACCGGCAACGGGTCGAAGAGGTGCTTTCCTACCCGGATGACACCGCCGGCGGCCTGATGAACACGGACACCATCACCGTGCGCCCCGACCTGAGCATTGATGTAGTATTGCGATACCTGCGCCGGCACAGAGCGCTACCCCCGATGACTGACAGCCTGATTGTAGTAAGCCGGCGCGACGAGTTTATCGGCATGCTCCCCATTACAAAAATGCTGGTATCCAATCAAACCGCAACGGTGCGGGAAGTCATGGATACCGATATAGAACCTATACCGGTCACCCTTTCTGACACCAAAGTGGCCCACCTTTTCGAGCGCTACGATCTTATTTCCGCTCCGGTGGTAAACTCAGAGGGGCGGTTGCTGGGCAGGATAACCATCGATGACGTGGTGGATGTTATCCGTGAGGATGCCGACCACTCACTGATGAGTATGGCCGGGCTGGATGACGATGAGGACACCTTCGCTCCGGTCTGGAAAACCACCAGACGCAGGGCTGTATGGTTAGGAGTCAATCTTGTCACCGCCTTTATTGCGTCCGGGGTGATAGGACTGTTTGAGGGCACCATTGACCAGGTTGTCGCCCTTGCCATACTGATGCCAATCGTTGCCAGTATGGGAGGCATAGCAGGCAGCCAGACACTCACCCTTGTGATCAGGGGCATGGCTGTGGGGCAGATCAGCTCCGCCAACGTGGGCTGGCTGCTGAACCGGGAGTTTCTTTCGAGCATGCTCAACGGCGTGCTCTGGGCCACGTTAGTGGCTGCAGCCGCGATGATCTGGTTTCAGGATGTAACCATCGGTGGGATTATTGCCGCTGCCCTGATGATCAACCTGGTCGCGGCCGCACTCGTGGGCACGGTATTACCGCTATTCCTGAAGTCCCGCAATATCGACCCGGCATTGGCCGGCAGCGTTATACTGACAACAGTCACAGATGTGGTTGGCTTTACATCTTTTCTGGGCCTGGCCACCCTCTTCTACGCCTGA
- a CDS encoding HPr family phosphocarrier protein: MIRQQIVIINKLGLHARATAKLVATASAFDCSVKVCGKGREVDAKNIMQVMMLAASKGTEVELVAEGPGEQEAIEALTALINDYFGEGE; the protein is encoded by the coding sequence GTGATACGTCAGCAGATTGTTATTATCAATAAACTTGGGCTGCATGCCCGGGCCACCGCCAAACTGGTTGCCACCGCATCGGCTTTCGATTGTTCTGTCAAAGTCTGCGGCAAAGGCCGCGAGGTAGATGCGAAAAATATCATGCAAGTCATGATGCTCGCGGCCAGCAAAGGCACTGAAGTGGAGCTTGTGGCCGAAGGCCCGGGAGAGCAGGAAGCCATTGAAGCCTTAACCGCGCTGATAAACGATTACTTCGGGGAAGGTGAATAG
- the rapZ gene encoding RNase adapter RapZ, which translates to MKLIIVSGRSGSGKSTALHVLEDLGYYCIDNLPIGLLFPLTREAANQSAPGRLDKMAVSIDARNLSGELANFEDIYRKLRKADIQVEIIYLDADEQSLLQRFHATRRKHPLSDDKTSLREAIDNEKALLEPLSKLADLYINTKGLSMYELRDMVKQRVAGRKDQELALLFQSFGFKHGVPLDSDYVFDVRCLPNPYWDTSLRKFTGLDGPVIEFLEKEPASHKMVNDLIAFLESWIPSFADSNRSYMTISIGCTGGQHRSVYVCEQLGKYFREHSSNAQVRHTELPHLQARKEV; encoded by the coding sequence ATGAAGCTGATCATCGTCAGTGGCCGGTCCGGTTCCGGCAAGAGTACAGCTCTTCACGTACTGGAAGACCTGGGATATTACTGCATCGATAACCTGCCTATCGGGCTTCTTTTCCCTCTTACCCGGGAGGCGGCTAACCAGAGCGCGCCGGGAAGGCTCGACAAGATGGCGGTCAGTATTGATGCCCGCAACCTGTCAGGCGAACTGGCCAATTTCGAAGATATTTACCGCAAACTTCGCAAGGCTGATATTCAGGTAGAAATCATATACCTGGATGCCGATGAGCAGTCCTTGCTGCAGCGCTTTCATGCCACTCGTCGAAAGCATCCTCTGAGCGATGACAAAACCTCTCTCAGAGAAGCTATTGACAACGAAAAAGCTCTGCTGGAGCCACTTTCAAAGCTCGCGGATCTCTACATCAACACCAAAGGGCTCTCGATGTACGAGTTGCGGGATATGGTGAAGCAGAGAGTAGCGGGCCGCAAAGACCAGGAACTGGCCCTGTTGTTCCAGTCGTTCGGCTTCAAGCACGGCGTTCCGCTGGATTCTGATTACGTATTCGATGTGCGCTGTTTACCGAACCCCTATTGGGATACCAGCCTGCGCAAATTTACAGGTCTTGACGGGCCGGTGATCGAGTTTCTGGAAAAAGAACCCGCAAGTCATAAAATGGTAAACGACCTTATTGCATTCCTCGAAAGCTGGATTCCTTCTTTTGCAGACAGCAATCGCAGTTACATGACCATTTCCATTGGATGCACTGGCGGCCAGCATCGCTCGGTGTACGTGTGCGAACAGTTGGGAAAGTATTTCCGCGAGCACAGCAGCAACGCACAGGTGCGTCACACCGAATTGCCGCACCTGCAGGCCCGGAAAGAGGTCTGA
- the ptsN gene encoding PTS IIA-like nitrogen regulatory protein PtsN, with translation MSDTSLTIDNILAPELTQCKVPASSKKRVLEFIAEQIRQHNDSLGESQIFNNLIARERLGSTGIGQGIAIPHCRLEGLEHVIGVLITLEEAVEFDAIDNQPVDLVFALVVPKEATSEHLELLSQLAEKFNESTFCDSLRQCEDAQTLYQRMTAENG, from the coding sequence ATGAGCGACACATCCCTGACAATAGACAACATTCTTGCGCCGGAACTGACCCAGTGCAAGGTACCCGCATCAAGTAAAAAGCGGGTTCTGGAGTTCATTGCCGAGCAGATCCGTCAGCACAATGATTCACTCGGCGAGAGCCAGATCTTCAACAATCTGATCGCTCGTGAACGGCTGGGCAGCACCGGAATCGGCCAGGGGATCGCCATCCCCCACTGCCGTCTGGAAGGGCTCGAACATGTAATTGGCGTCCTGATAACGCTGGAAGAAGCCGTCGAGTTTGATGCTATTGACAACCAACCGGTGGATCTCGTGTTTGCACTTGTTGTGCCCAAGGAAGCCACCAGCGAACATCTGGAATTACTGAGCCAGCTCGCAGAGAAATTCAATGAAAGCACATTTTGCGACAGCCTCAGGCAATGTGAGGATGCTCAGACACTTTACCAACGCATGACGGCCGAAAACGGCTGA
- the hpf gene encoding ribosome hibernation promoting factor translates to MQLNISGHHVELTPALKDYVSEKFQRLERHFDHISNCQVTLEVDKVRQIADATLHVVGGEIHAKAESEDMYAAIDGLIDKLDRQILKHKEKSVDRMQGNTAR, encoded by the coding sequence ATGCAACTTAATATTTCAGGCCATCACGTAGAACTGACTCCCGCCCTGAAGGATTATGTGTCTGAAAAGTTTCAGCGACTGGAGCGGCACTTCGACCACATCAGTAACTGCCAGGTGACCCTGGAAGTAGATAAGGTTCGTCAGATAGCGGACGCAACACTCCACGTGGTTGGTGGTGAGATTCACGCAAAGGCGGAAAGTGAGGATATGTACGCAGCTATCGACGGACTCATCGATAAGCTTGACCGGCAGATTCTCAAGCACAAAGAAAAGAGTGTAGACAGGATGCAGGGGAACACCGCCCGCTAG